A genome region from Chelonia mydas isolate rCheMyd1 chromosome 24, rCheMyd1.pri.v2, whole genome shotgun sequence includes the following:
- the LOC102934091 gene encoding interferon-inducible GTPase 5: MALPRGALDGRFQDTDFNLSTMPKEDLKELKAAAERGNLSEMVSKVQESLEQLKNMKLNIAITGESGCGKSSFINAMLVLDDDDEYAAKVGVTETTMEQTPYPHPKHPNVTIWDLPGIGTPSFRPDSYLRQVNFAYYDFFIIIASERFKSTHLYLAQEIQRMGKKFYFVRSKVDIDLQNEKRKKNFSEETTLQKIRDDCMTRLQGAGMSSPRVFLVSRWEFGKYDSPQLQETLADELDSHKSHVFLLSLTSISRPILERKKKALQDQIWKHALVSCIISALPVPGLSFACDVCLLRHCMASYRKNFGLDDDSLVKLSKMVGKPFADLKAVIKSPLEEEMSHNFIVHLLGKAEDHYMTLTASFLLKILPLGTRVTYATLQRCLNDVAEDAERVLTKAFEVEEKN; encoded by the coding sequence atGGCATTACCAAGAGGTGCTTTGGATGGTAGATTTCAGGATACCGATTTTAATCTCTCCACTATGCCCAAAGAGGATCTCAAAGAGCTAAAGGCTGCTGCTGAAAGAGGGAATCTTTCAGAAATGGTTTCTAAAGTGCAAGAATCCCTAGAGCAGTTGAAAAACATGAAGCTCAACATCGCCATCACAGGGGAGTCGGGATGTGGGAAATCATCCTTCATCAACGCCATGCTGGTTCTGGATGATGATGACGAATATGCAGCCAAGGTTGGCGTGACAGAAACGACAATGGAGCAAACTCCTTATCCTCATCCCAAACACCCAAATGTTACCATATGGGACCTTCCGGGAATCGGGACACCGAGTTTCCGGCCTGACAGCTACCTCCGGCAGGTCAATTTTGCCTACTATGATTTTTTCATTATCATTGCTTCTGAGCGGTTCAAATCCACCCACCTTTACCTGGCCCAGGAGATCCAAAGGATGGGGAAGAAATTTTACTTTGTGCGCTCCAAGGTTGACATAGActtgcaaaatgaaaaaagaaagaaaaacttcagTGAGGAGACCACCCTGCAGAAAATCAGAGACGATTGCATGACGAGGTTGCAGGGAGCAGGGATGAGCTCCCCGCGGGTTTTCCTTGTCTCCAGATGGGAGTTTGGCAAGTACGATTCTCCCCAACTGCAGGAAACTCTGGCAGATGAGCTTGACTCTCACAAGAGTCACGTTTTCCTTCTTTCCCTGACCAGTATTTCCAGACCCATcctggaaaggaaaaagaaagccCTGCAGGATCAGATCTGGAAACACGCCCTGGTATCCTGCATCATTTCTGCACTTCCTGTTCCAGGTCTTTCTTTTGCTTGTGATGTTTGTCTATTGAGGCACTGCATGGCAAGTTACCGCAAGAACTTTGGTTTGGATGATGACTCCCTGGTTAAGCTTTCCAAGATGGTTGGGAAGCCCTTCGCAGACTTGAAGGCAGTGATAAAGTCTCCACTAGAAGAAGAAATGTCACACAATTTTATTGTACATCTTCTGGGCAAGGCTGAAGATCATTACATGACGTTAACTGCGAGCTTCTTGCTTAAGATATTGCCTTTGGGTACCCGTGTAACATACGCCACCCTGCAGCGCTGTCTAAACGATGTTGCTGAAGATGCCGAAAGGGTCCTGACCAAAGCTTTCGAGGTAGAAGAGAAAAACTAA
- the LOC102929705 gene encoding hyaluronan synthase 1 — MDPRKAPKCLISAGRRILTIAFALLILGVLTWAYVAGIQLVADQYRIMAFGLYGVFLAAHLVIQSFFASLEHRRMRRESLACSYTKTVALTISAYQEDPSYLWQCLESVRDTLYPPEKLRILMVIDGNSPDDRYMMDMFQEVFAGEDVGTYVWENNYHQLPPLEGEEGGGGSQGAGGEEPGPYAEVEMVDPGQLAVEELIRSRRCVCIMQRWGGKREVMYTAFRALGNSVDYIQVCDSDTKLDPSATVEMVKVLEANKRYGAVGGDVRILNVSDSFISFMSSLRYWMAFNVERACQSYFDCVSCISGPLGLYRNDLLQQFLESWYHQKFLGTHCTFGDDRHLTNRMLSMGYATKYTARSRCYSETPAQFLRWLAQQTRWTKSYFREWLYNALWWHRHHLWMTYEAVVAGVFPFFVTATVLRLFYGGSLWDVLWVLLCVQLVAGIKALYACWLRGSPRMLFMSLYALLYMGGLLPAKYFAIVTMNKSSWGTSGRKKMVGNLMPLLPVSIWGLLLLAGLGYTIYQEALAKWTRLVKQAELRYLVIGVGVYLGYWAGMVLLYWVWIRRCCRKRADHYAVQV; from the exons ATGGACCCCAGAAAAGCACCTAAATGCCTCATCTCCGCCGGGCGCCGCATCCTCACCATCGCCTTTGCCCTGCTCATCTTGGGGGTCCTGACATGGGCTTACGTCGCTGGGATCCAGCTGGTGGCCGACCAGTATCGGATCATGGCCTTTGGCCTCTATGGAGTCTTCCTCGCCGCCCACCTGGTCATCCAGAGCTTCTTCGCCTCTCTGGAGCACCGGCGGATGAGGAGGGAGTCGTTGGCCTGTAGCTACACCAAGACGGTGGCGTTGACCATCTCGGCCTACCAAGAAGACCCCTCCTACCTCTGGCAGTGCCTGGAGTCGGTGCGGGACACCCTGTACCCCCCAGAGAAGCTGCGGATCCTCATGGTGATCGACGGCAACAGCCCCGACGACCGCTACATGATGGACATGTTCCAGGAGGTCTTCGCCGGCGAGGACGTGGGCACCTACGTCTGGGAGAACAATTACCACCAGCTGCCCCCGCTGGAGGGCGAGGAGGGGGGCGGCGGCtcccagggggcaggaggggaggagcctGGGCCCTACGCCGAGGTGGAGATGGTGGACCCGGGCCAGCTGGCGGTGGAGGAGTTGATCCGGTCCAGGCGATGCGTCTGCATCATGCAGCGATGGGGCGGGAAGCGGGAGGTGATGTACACGGCCTTCAGGGCGCTGGGCAACTCGGTGGACTATATCCAG GTGTGCGACTCAGACACCAAGCTGGACCCCAGCGCCACGGTGGAGATGGTGAAGGTGTTGGAGGCCAACAAGCGCTACGGAGCCGTGGGGGGCGACGTGCGGATCCTGAACGTCTCCGACTCCTTCATCAGCTTCATGAGCAGCCTGCGCTACTGGATGGCCTTCAACGTGGAGCGCGCCTGCCAGTCCTACTTCGACTGCGTCTCCTGCATCAGCGGGCCCCTGG gcctGTACCGGAACGACCTCCTGCAGCAGTTCCTGGAGTCCTGGTACCACCAGAAATTCCTGGGCACCCACTGCACCTTCGGCGACGACCGGCACCTCACCAACCGCATGCTGAGCATGGGCTACGCCACCAA GTACACGGCCCGCTCCCGCTGCTACTCAGAGACCCCCGCCCAGTTCCTGCGCTGGCTGGCCCAGCAGACCCGCTGGACCAAGTCCTACTTCCGCGAGTGGCTCTACAACGCCCTCTGGTGGCACCGGCACCACCTGTGGATGACCTACGAGGCCGTGGTGGCCGGCGTCTTCCCCTTCTTCGTGACGGCCACCGTCCTGCGCCTCTTCTACGGCGGCAGCCTGTGGGACGTGCTGTGGGTCCTGCTCTGCGTCCAGCTGGTGGCCGGCATCAAGGCGCTCTACGCCTGCTGGCTGCGGGGCAGCCCCCGCATGCTCTTCATGAGCCTCTACGCCCTGCTCTACATGGGCGGCCTCCTGCCGGCCAAGTACTTCGCCATCGTCACCATGAACAAGAGCAGCTGGGGCACCTCCGGGAGGAAGAAGATGGTGGGCAACTTGATGCCCCTGCTGCCCGTCTCCATctgggggctcctgctgctggcggggctggGCTACACCATCTACCAAGAGGCCCTGGCCAAATGGACCCGCCTGGTCAAGCAGGCCGAGCTGAGATACCTGGTCATCGGGGTGGGCGTCTACCTGGGCTACTGGGCCGGCATGGTGCTGCTGTACTGGGTGTGGATCCGGCGGTGCTGCCGGAAGCGGGCCGATCACTACGCAGTCCAGGTGTGA